In Paenibacillus stellifer, the DNA window ATTTCACTCGGTTTCGGAGAGCTATGCCGAAGAGCGTCGGGAGAAGGATAAGCAAGAGACTGCCGCCTAATTGCAGCAGCCACACGCCCAGGACAAGTCCGCTGCCAAGCAGCAGGCTGTTCTGAGTATCGCTGTCCAGTGAGAGACCATACACGTCGTCTCCAATAACAGCGCCTGGCGATTGGGTGACTTCTCCGCCCAGAACGAGCACCATCCCGTCAACCACTGCAGTGTCGGCTAGCAGCGCATTGCCGTTCACGACAACGACAATCCCCTTCACATGGCCTCGAATATCTGCGTCTCCGCCAACGATATATACATCGTCCACCGTTTGACCCGCAGGAACGGTCGTATGCTGATGCTCAAACAGACTCTTCGCCGATACTGTTCCCGGTATGAAAGCAATCAGCAGCGTCAGAGCAATGATGACAATCCATTTGTTACGCAACGCCTTACCTCCTTTCTTAACTTGTCGTTGTCCGTAGCAGCCGAAGCAGCGAAACCGCTGACAGCGTCAGCGCGGTCACCGAGAACAGAATTACAACGCCCATGAGCAGCGGCATTTCGGCAATCAGATGAGTCGATAAGAACAGCAGCGGCTTCATCAGTTTCACGGCTCCCGCGAACATTTTAATGTATAGTGCCCCCAATACTAGACCGATCACGGCAAAAAATGAAATCGCCGATAGCGCGAAGGAAAGTGTCCGTTTCACGACAGGAAGCGGATGAGCCTCTTTAGAAATATGAGCAGCAACCGAGGCTTCAAGGTCTTCACGCGGGCTCATCGACTCAAAAGCCGATAATAGCAGGTGCTGATTACTTAGCAGTTCATCCACCAGCATTCTGCATTCCGGACATTCCTTTAGATGGGACTCCACCAGCATCCGGTCTTCCTCGCCCAGCTCGCCGTCCAGGTATGCAGACAGTTGTTCTTCAGGATGCTTTTCCGGATGGTTACTCATTTCAGCCCTTCCTCCTTTAACTCATTACGCAGCGCCATCCGGGCCGCGAACAGCCTGGATTTCACCGTCCCTAGCGGCACATGCACCAGCTCTGCAATTTCATCATATCGGAACCCTTGTACATCATACAGCAGAAGAACCTCTCTGTGATCGACGCTGAGATGGCGGAGCGCTTCATCCAGAGATATCTTCAGCGATAAATTCCCAATGGGATCAGACCGCGAAGGGTCCGGGATCGTCTCATCCGGAGGCGGGGCTTCCGCATTGCGCGTCTTTCCTCTTTTTCTTAAATAGTCCTTGCAGAGATTGGAGACGATCCGGAACAACCAGGAAGTGAAGGCATAATCATGATCAAGTGCATCCAGCGAAAAATAGGCCTTCACAAATGCCTCCTGAGTCACGTCTTCAGCATCGGACCGGTCTCCGAGCATGCCGGCTGCATAGCGGTAGACTCTTCCTTTGTACCTGGTGACCAATTCCGAAAAAGCCACCTGGTCGCCGCTTCTTGCCCGGCGTATCAGTCGGTTCAGTTCTTCATCCACTTGCGTATTCACTCCTGCCGCATACACGGGTTAGTTCATTAAGGAATCTGTTCAACGGTTTGCAGCCTTCTCGTCACTTCCAGTAGGGTAATGTTGAGACTTACCCATACACCGCCAAAGACATAGCCCGCGGCGACATCGCTCGGGTACTGAACATGAAAGTAAATCCGGCTCAGACCCACGAGAAGGCAGATCAGTAGAACCGCTGCGAAGGCCAGCAGGCGCGTAGTATGACTAGAGGCATGCCGTACAAGCAGATAGGCAGAGAACCCGCAAACGATAAAGGTAGTCAACGTCTCAGTACTGGGGAATGTATTAAAAATTCTGTATCCTGCCAACACCGGTCCAGGCCGGTGAAACAGCGCTCGGAGACCGGTATCCAGCAATTCACCACCCAGTACGACCCATAGCAGAAACCCGAGTTCCAGCAGCCGGTCTTTGTTATGCAGCACAATGCGCAAAGACGCCAGCAGGATCACCGGACCGTAAAATACGGCTGTACCGAGCCGGGAGAACAGGTTCATCGCTCCTTTCCACTCGGGACCGAAGCCTGTCGTGATAAGGTAGGAAGCCAAATCGTCAAAGGTATCGAAATCCCGCGCCAGGAAGTCCT includes these proteins:
- a CDS encoding anti-sigma factor family protein — translated: MSNHPEKHPEEQLSAYLDGELGEEDRMLVESHLKECPECRMLVDELLSNQHLLLSAFESMSPREDLEASVAAHISKEAHPLPVVKRTLSFALSAISFFAVIGLVLGALYIKMFAGAVKLMKPLLFLSTHLIAEMPLLMGVVILFSVTALTLSAVSLLRLLRTTTS
- a CDS encoding RNA polymerase sigma factor, whose translation is MDEELNRLIRRARSGDQVAFSELVTRYKGRVYRYAAGMLGDRSDAEDVTQEAFVKAYFSLDALDHDYAFTSWLFRIVSNLCKDYLRKRGKTRNAEAPPPDETIPDPSRSDPIGNLSLKISLDEALRHLSVDHREVLLLYDVQGFRYDEIAELVHVPLGTVKSRLFAARMALRNELKEEGLK
- a CDS encoding VTT domain-containing protein, whose product is MESMTRWFARYGNKLLFIAYFIPGVRHITGYFCGVTQMPFRRFAGYAYSGALFWTGLFITLGKVLGPKWEVYHSTVNRYMLIFGLGSVLLAAAVYAIRRYKTRMLKWAASLLRNALLHFNSLGKVRFLVLVSFLAFVGFVSLMLGLIQDFLARDFDTFDDLASYLITTGFGPEWKGAMNLFSRLGTAVFYGPVILLASLRIVLHNKDRLLELGFLLWVVLGGELLDTGLRALFHRPGPVLAGYRIFNTFPSTETLTTFIVCGFSAYLLVRHASSHTTRLLAFAAVLLICLLVGLSRIYFHVQYPSDVAAGYVFGGVWVSLNITLLEVTRRLQTVEQIP